One genomic window of Arachis stenosperma cultivar V10309 chromosome 10, arast.V10309.gnm1.PFL2, whole genome shotgun sequence includes the following:
- the LOC130955454 gene encoding histone-lysine N-methyltransferase SUVR3 isoform X2 — MLMAEETVPRKASCSNDPLLQCADLILPWLTPPELATVSITSTSLRKASASITTRRSSDASRTFENLPVPFHNTVDHYHPYAYFLYTPSLILPSAASRLLRQPWGSAAPLASAPSRIPAESVSLVDELGQSVLSGCDCEACGGVGSDCPCLGLGGLDDVGSECGPGCGCGPECGNRLTQNGVAVRVKIVRDARKGWCLHSDQWIRKEEFLFEYAGELLTTKEARRRHQCYDEKSSHGRFSSALLVVREHLPSGNVCLRLNIDATRIGNVARFVNHSCDGGNLSTKLIRSSGALFPRLCFFASKDIQKDEELTFSYGEIRKKANGLPCFCSSPSCLGTLPSEDT, encoded by the exons ATGTTAATGGCAGAAGAGACAGTTCCCAGAAAAGCCAGCTGCTCCAACGACCCACTTCTCCAATGCGCCGACCTCATCCTTCCATGGCTAACCCCACCGGAACTCGCCACCGTCTCCATAACCTCTACATCCCTCCGCAAGGCCTCCGCCTCCATCACCACCCGCCGATCCTCCGACGCATCTAGAACCTTCGAGAACCTTCCAGTCCCTTTCCACAACACCGTCGACCACTACCACCCCTACGCCTACTTCCTCTACACCCCTTCCCTCATCCTTCCATCCGCCGCATCCCGCCTCCTCCGCCAACCATGGGGATCCGCTGCTCCTCTCGCCTCCGCGCCGAGTCGGATCCCCGCGGAATCGGTGAGTTTGGTCGATGAGTTAGGTCAGAGTGTGTTGTCTGGTTGCGACTGCGAGGCTTGTGGCGGTGTGGGTTCCGACTGCCCTTGTTTGGGCTTGGGTGGGCTGGATGACGTGGGCAGTGAGTGCGGGCCGGGATGTGGGTGCGGACCAGAGTGCGGAAACCGGTTGACTCAGAATGGGGTTGCTGTTCGGGTGAAGATTGTGAGGGATGCAAGGAAAGGGTGGTGTTTGCATTCTGACCAGTGGATTCGGAAAGAggagttcttgtttgagtatgcAG GCGAACTCTTGACAACCAAGGAAGCGCGGAGGAGACATCAATGTTATGATGAAAAATCATCACATGGTAGATTCTCTTCTGCACTTTTGGTTGTAAGGGAACATCTTCCATCTGGAAACGTATGCTTGAGATTGAATATTGATGCCACAAGAATAGGAAATGTTGCCCGGTTTGTTAATCATTCTTGTGATGGTGGTAACTTGAGCACAAAGCTAATTAGAAGTTCAGGAGCTTTGTTCCCCCGCCTCTGCTTCTTTGCTTCGAAAGATATCCAGAAAGATGAAGAGCTTACATTTAGCTATGGAGAAATCAGGAAAAAGGCCAATGGTCTGCCATGCTTTTGCAGCAGCCCTTCATGCCTTGGAACTTTGCCTTCGGAAGACACTTGA
- the LOC130955454 gene encoding histone-lysine N-methyltransferase SUVR3 isoform X1 has translation MLMAEETVPRKASCSNDPLLQCADLILPWLTPPELATVSITSTSLRKASASITTRRSSDASRTFENLPVPFHNTVDHYHPYAYFLYTPSLILPSAASRLLRQPWGSAAPLASAPSRIPAESVSLVDELGQSVLSGCDCEACGGVGSDCPCLGLGGLDDVGSECGPGCGCGPECGNRLTQNGVAVRVKIVRDARKGWCLHSDQWIRKEEFLFEYAVYPIHHTNVKLIHGFLLGKGELLTTKEARRRHQCYDEKSSHGRFSSALLVVREHLPSGNVCLRLNIDATRIGNVARFVNHSCDGGNLSTKLIRSSGALFPRLCFFASKDIQKDEELTFSYGEIRKKANGLPCFCSSPSCLGTLPSEDT, from the exons ATGTTAATGGCAGAAGAGACAGTTCCCAGAAAAGCCAGCTGCTCCAACGACCCACTTCTCCAATGCGCCGACCTCATCCTTCCATGGCTAACCCCACCGGAACTCGCCACCGTCTCCATAACCTCTACATCCCTCCGCAAGGCCTCCGCCTCCATCACCACCCGCCGATCCTCCGACGCATCTAGAACCTTCGAGAACCTTCCAGTCCCTTTCCACAACACCGTCGACCACTACCACCCCTACGCCTACTTCCTCTACACCCCTTCCCTCATCCTTCCATCCGCCGCATCCCGCCTCCTCCGCCAACCATGGGGATCCGCTGCTCCTCTCGCCTCCGCGCCGAGTCGGATCCCCGCGGAATCGGTGAGTTTGGTCGATGAGTTAGGTCAGAGTGTGTTGTCTGGTTGCGACTGCGAGGCTTGTGGCGGTGTGGGTTCCGACTGCCCTTGTTTGGGCTTGGGTGGGCTGGATGACGTGGGCAGTGAGTGCGGGCCGGGATGTGGGTGCGGACCAGAGTGCGGAAACCGGTTGACTCAGAATGGGGTTGCTGTTCGGGTGAAGATTGTGAGGGATGCAAGGAAAGGGTGGTGTTTGCATTCTGACCAGTGGATTCGGAAAGAggagttcttgtttgagtatgcAG TGTATCCAATACATCATACGAATGTAAAACTGATTCATGGTTTCCTGCTTGGAAAAGGCGAACTCTTGACAACCAAGGAAGCGCGGAGGAGACATCAATGTTATGATGAAAAATCATCACATGGTAGATTCTCTTCTGCACTTTTGGTTGTAAGGGAACATCTTCCATCTGGAAACGTATGCTTGAGATTGAATATTGATGCCACAAGAATAGGAAATGTTGCCCGGTTTGTTAATCATTCTTGTGATGGTGGTAACTTGAGCACAAAGCTAATTAGAAGTTCAGGAGCTTTGTTCCCCCGCCTCTGCTTCTTTGCTTCGAAAGATATCCAGAAAGATGAAGAGCTTACATTTAGCTATGGAGAAATCAGGAAAAAGGCCAATGGTCTGCCATGCTTTTGCAGCAGCCCTTCATGCCTTGGAACTTTGCCTTCGGAAGACACTTGA
- the LOC130955439 gene encoding cationic amino acid transporter 2, vacuolar-like isoform X2, whose product MGILVDSQDGGENGTQGSWMFFTRRKKVDSANESSSKGQLAKELTVPQLMAIGVGATIGAGVYVLVGTVAREHSGPSLAISFLVAGFAAALSAFCYAELASRCPSAGSAYHYSYLCVGEGVAWLIGWALILEYTISGSAVARGITPNLAALVGGAENLPVFLSRHHIPGLDIVVDPCAAIVTFIITALLCFGIKESAMVQSVVTSVNVCALMFVILAGGYLGFKSGWAGYKLPTGYFPFGVDGMLAGSATVFFAYIGFDAVASTAEEVKNPQRDLPLGIGGSLFLCCGLYMMVSVVIVGLVPYYAIDPDTPISSAFADHGMQWAAYIINVGAFTALCASLMGGILPQPRILMAMARDGLLPPLFSDINKHTQVPVKSTIATGLVAAVLAFAMEVSELAGMVSVGTLLAFTVVAVSVLILRYIPPEDAPLPGSLQEPIISVDSSGEHKRLVVKEDVSADFISKYLSAGNYLHDGNRRKVVGWVIASTCIGIFVLTYAASDLVLPSSIRFTLCGVGVTLLLFGLVFLTCIDQDDARHNFGNSTGFTCPLVPLLPITCILINSYLLINLDRFLLPDLVHGCVFLYGWQ is encoded by the exons ATGGGAATTTTGGTTGATTCACAAGATGGTGGTGAAAATGGAACTCAGGGTTCATGGATGTTCTTCACTAGAAGGAAGAAGGTTGATTCTGCCAATGAAAGCAGCTCTAAGGGTCAACTTGCCAAGGAGTTGACTGTGCCTCAACTCATGGCAATTG GTGTTGGTGCAACAATTGGTGCTGGTGTATATGTTCTTGTTGGAACCGTTGCTCGCGAGCATTCCGGTCCGTCGTTGGCGATTTCTTTCCTGGTAGCTGGATTTGCAGCTGCTCTTTCAGCTTTTTGCTATGCAGAGCTTGCGAGTCGCTGTCCTTCTGCTGGAAGTGCCTATCATTATTCATACTTATGTGTTGGGGAAGG AGTTGCTTGGTTGATTGGTTGGGCCTTGATACTTGAATATACAATTAGTGGATCTGCTGTTGCTCGTGGCATAACTCCCAATTTG GCTGCACTTGTTGGAGGTGCAGAAAATTTGCCCGTCTTTTTATCACGTCATCATATTCCTGGGCTTGATATTGTTGTGGATCCATGCGCAGCAATCGTGACATTTATTATCACTGCACTCCTCTGTTTTGGGATTAAAGAG AGTGCAATGGTACAAAGTGTAGTCACATCAGTGAATGTATGTGCTTTGATGTTTGTAATTTTAGCGGGCGGTTACCTTGGATTCAAATCTGGATGGGCTGGATATAAACTTCCTACAGG GTACTTTCCATTCGGGGTAGATGGGATGCTTGCTGGTTCTGCAACTGTCTTTTTTGCTTATATAGGTTTTGATGCAGTAGCCAGCACTGCTGAAGAG GTTAAAAATCCTCAACGCGATTTGCCACTGGGTATTGGTGGTTCACTGTTTCTATGTTGTGGATTGTATATGATGGTTTCCGTTGTTATTGTCGGTTTAGTACCTTATTATGCTATTGATCCTGACACCCCCATATCGTCTGCGTTTGCTGACCATGGGATGCAATGGGCAGC TTATATTATAAATGTTGGGGCATTTACAGCTCTATGTGCATCATTGATGGGTGGGATACTGCCCCAG CCGAGAATTTTGATGGCTATGGCAAGGGATGGTCTGCTGCCACCACTCTTTTCTGATATAAATAAGCACACCCAGGTTCCTGTCAAGAGCACAATAGCTACTGGCCTTGTCGCTGCAGTTCTTGCGTTTGCTATGGAAGTCTCTGAGCTAGCTGGCATG GTTAGTGTGGGTACCCTTCTCGCATTCACTGTTGTGGCAGTATCTGTGTTAATACTAAGATATATCCCTCCGGAAGATGCACCGCTGCCCGGTTCCCTCCAGGAACCAATTATCTCAGTTGATTCTTCTGGGGAACATAAACGTTTAGTTGTGAAAGAAGATGTATCAGCTGACTTCATTTCTAAATATCTTTCTGCTGGCAACT ATTTACACGATGGTAACAGACGAAAAGTTGTAGGGTGGGTAATAGCCTCGACATGCATAGGGATATTCGTCCTGACATATGCAGCTTCAGACTTGGTTCTTCCCAG TTCTATTCGATTTACACTGTGTGGAGTTGGTGTCACTCTTCTGCTGTTTGGTCTTGTCTTCCTAACTTGCATCGATCAAGATGATGCAAGGCACAACTTCGGGAACTCGACTG GTTTCACTTGCCCACTTGTGCCACTGCTGCCCATAACTTGCATTCTGATCAATTCCTATTTACTTATTAATCTTGA CCGGTTTTTACTTCCAGATCTGGTACATGGGTGCGTGTTTCTATATGGCTGGCAATAG
- the LOC130956535 gene encoding B3 domain-containing transcription factor VRN1-like isoform X2 translates to MAPSNYQQNKHSSSSSTVIRFFKIIVRESLQDENFMLPKKFTRKYGSGLSNPLYLKPPDGTEWRVNWTNRNGRTLFKRGWKEFVAYYSLDHGHVLWFEYNIGTSHIEVEIFDMSCLEIEYPANDQIKKHPPQHRGQPVKRPKEQQTRDVDNSPNTQNMRLNEGRQKKRLNEPLSGGVRGQPRKKLRAPVSSASKGRQLENDAQIRKGIKSEKKNHKMTVSVNQDSNGKSNRRRKDSESSVRPYPAKPESLKEANKFKWEKPSFIIKIKQLSQTKAPCYFSTKFFRKYFENNPQNANIRFGKKLFPVKLIYRPSSCNAFISAGWNFFARASKLQAGDVCLFKLVNRKDPVLDVHICRRQPRVTRGIQLLKEVKELNSQNPSFMVKIKDGDPRRSRPNLSAIFYRKYFKKNQQNVKLQFGKEMWPVTIIYNPSSRNTFISAGWSSFARASKLETGDVCVFELINEKDLFNVHICRVQC, encoded by the exons ATGGCTCCCTCTAACTATCAACAAaacaagcattcttcttctagTTCTACTGTCATCCGTTTCTTTAAGATTATCGTCAGAGAAAGTCTTCAAGATGAAAACTTT ATGTTACCAAAAAAGTTCACCAGAAAATATGGTTCTGGCCTATCAAACCCACTATATCTTAAGCCTCCAGATGGAACTGAATGGAGAGTAAATTGGACCAATCGTAATGGTAGAACTTTATTTAAAAGAGGTTGGAAAGAGTTTGTTGCATATTACTCTCTTGATCATGGCCATGTGTTATGGTTTGAGTATAATATTGGAACTTCTCACATTGAAGTAGAAATATTTGACATGAGTTGCCTCGAAATAGAGTATCCTGCCAATGATCAGATCAAAAAGCACCCGCCACAACACAGGGGCCAGCCGGTGAAAAGGCCAAAAGAACAACAAACTAGAGACGTGGATAACAGTCCCAACACTCAAAACATGAGACTTAACGAGGGACGGCAGAAGAAAAGATTAAATGAACCACTGTCAGGAGGAGTCCGGGGCCAACCTAGGAAAAAACTGAGAGCACCAGTATCATCTGCTTCTAAAGGTAGACAGTTGGAAAATGACGCACAAATCAGGAAAGGTATTAAATCTGAAAAGAAAAACCATAAGATGACAGTGTCTGTCAATCAAGATTCTAATG GTAAAAgtaatagaagaagaaaagattcTGAATCTTCTGTTAGGCCCTATCCTGCAAAACCTGAATCTCTGAAAGAAGCTAACAAGTTCAAGTGGGAAAAGCCCTCTTTCATCATCAAGATAAAGCAACTGTCTCAAACAAAAGCACCATGT TACTTTTCAACTAAATTCTTCCGGAAGTATTTTGAAAATAATCCACAAAATGCAAATATAAGGTTTGGAAAGAAGTTGTTCCCTGTTAAGTTGATCTATAGGCCATCATCATGTAATGCCTTTATCTCTGCTGGTTGGAACTTTTTTGCTCGAGCTAGTAAATTACAAGCCGGAGATGTTTGTTTGTTTAAGCTCGTCAACAGAAAAGATCCCGTGCTTGATGTTCATATTTGTCGTCGACAACCTCGCG TGACTCGTGGAATTCAGCTCCTGAAAGAAGTTAAGGAGCTCAATTCACAGAATCCCTCTTTCATGGTTAAGATAAAAGACGGTGATCCAAGAAGATCAAGGCCT AACTTATCAGCTATCTTCtacagaaaatattttaaaaagaatcaGCAGAATGTAAAGTTACAGTTCGGAAAGGAGATGTGGCCTGTTACGATAATCTACAATCCGTCGTCAAGAAACACCTTTATTTCGGCTGGTTGGAGCTCTTTTGCTAGAGCAAGTAAATTAGAAACTGGAGATGTTTGTGTTTTTGAGCTCATCAATGAAAAAGATCTATTTAATGTTCATATCTGTAGAGTTCAATGCTAG
- the LOC130956535 gene encoding B3 domain-containing transcription factor VRN1-like isoform X1 codes for MAPSNYQQNKHSSSSSTVIRFFKIIVRESLQDENFMLPKKFTRKYGSGLSNPLYLKPPDGTEWRVNWTNRNGRTLFKRGWKEFVAYYSLDHGHVLWFEYNIGTSHIEVEIFDMSCLEIEYPANDQIKKHPPQHRGQPVKRPKEQQTRDVDNSPNTQNMRLNEGRQKKRLNEPLSGGVRGQPRKKLRAPVSSASKGRQLENDAQIRKGIKSEKKNHKMTVSVNQDSNGKSNRRRKDSESSVRPYPAKPESLKEANKFKWEKPSFIIKIKQLSQTKAPCYFSTKFFRKYFENNPQNANIRFGKKLFPVKLIYRPSSCNAFISAGWNFFARASKLQAGDVCLFKLVNRKDPVLDVHICRRQPRESLSKPVTRGIQLLKEVKELNSQNPSFMVKIKDGDPRRSRPNLSAIFYRKYFKKNQQNVKLQFGKEMWPVTIIYNPSSRNTFISAGWSSFARASKLETGDVCVFELINEKDLFNVHICRVQC; via the exons ATGGCTCCCTCTAACTATCAACAAaacaagcattcttcttctagTTCTACTGTCATCCGTTTCTTTAAGATTATCGTCAGAGAAAGTCTTCAAGATGAAAACTTT ATGTTACCAAAAAAGTTCACCAGAAAATATGGTTCTGGCCTATCAAACCCACTATATCTTAAGCCTCCAGATGGAACTGAATGGAGAGTAAATTGGACCAATCGTAATGGTAGAACTTTATTTAAAAGAGGTTGGAAAGAGTTTGTTGCATATTACTCTCTTGATCATGGCCATGTGTTATGGTTTGAGTATAATATTGGAACTTCTCACATTGAAGTAGAAATATTTGACATGAGTTGCCTCGAAATAGAGTATCCTGCCAATGATCAGATCAAAAAGCACCCGCCACAACACAGGGGCCAGCCGGTGAAAAGGCCAAAAGAACAACAAACTAGAGACGTGGATAACAGTCCCAACACTCAAAACATGAGACTTAACGAGGGACGGCAGAAGAAAAGATTAAATGAACCACTGTCAGGAGGAGTCCGGGGCCAACCTAGGAAAAAACTGAGAGCACCAGTATCATCTGCTTCTAAAGGTAGACAGTTGGAAAATGACGCACAAATCAGGAAAGGTATTAAATCTGAAAAGAAAAACCATAAGATGACAGTGTCTGTCAATCAAGATTCTAATG GTAAAAgtaatagaagaagaaaagattcTGAATCTTCTGTTAGGCCCTATCCTGCAAAACCTGAATCTCTGAAAGAAGCTAACAAGTTCAAGTGGGAAAAGCCCTCTTTCATCATCAAGATAAAGCAACTGTCTCAAACAAAAGCACCATGT TACTTTTCAACTAAATTCTTCCGGAAGTATTTTGAAAATAATCCACAAAATGCAAATATAAGGTTTGGAAAGAAGTTGTTCCCTGTTAAGTTGATCTATAGGCCATCATCATGTAATGCCTTTATCTCTGCTGGTTGGAACTTTTTTGCTCGAGCTAGTAAATTACAAGCCGGAGATGTTTGTTTGTTTAAGCTCGTCAACAGAAAAGATCCCGTGCTTGATGTTCATATTTGTCGTCGACAACCTCGCG AGTCACTTTCCAAACCAGTGACTCGTGGAATTCAGCTCCTGAAAGAAGTTAAGGAGCTCAATTCACAGAATCCCTCTTTCATGGTTAAGATAAAAGACGGTGATCCAAGAAGATCAAGGCCT AACTTATCAGCTATCTTCtacagaaaatattttaaaaagaatcaGCAGAATGTAAAGTTACAGTTCGGAAAGGAGATGTGGCCTGTTACGATAATCTACAATCCGTCGTCAAGAAACACCTTTATTTCGGCTGGTTGGAGCTCTTTTGCTAGAGCAAGTAAATTAGAAACTGGAGATGTTTGTGTTTTTGAGCTCATCAATGAAAAAGATCTATTTAATGTTCATATCTGTAGAGTTCAATGCTAG
- the LOC130957763 gene encoding LOB domain-containing protein 20-like — protein sequence MAEPQGGGAEGSRRRSTSAARRGAAAPTQEGATPPSPSSPCGACKFLRRKCVAGCIFAPHFSSDQGAAKFAAVHKVFGASNVSKLLLHVPAHRRNEAVATICYEAQARLSDPVYGCVSTILSLQQQVASLQAEVAMTQTQVMNGRIAYASVLDTTQQQQQQQQQQALQHHHPNMINTLGLYPAFSNSSSASTTNLMNITNFNPATGGFDLSMEAATAPSSSHSIHPLHHNSNFSRLSQYDDDDEQESKIPPVFNPDL from the exons ATGGCTGAGCCACAAGGCGGTGGTGCTGAAGGAAGCAGGCGTAGAAGCACTAGTGCCGCAAGGCGTGGCGCGGCGGCGCCAACGCAAGAGGGAGCGACGCCGCCATCTCCGAGTAGTCCATGCGGCGCTTGCAAGTTCTTGAGGAGGAAGTGTGTTGCAGGGTGCATCTTTGCACCCCACTTTAGCTCGGACCAAGGTGCCGCTAAGTTTGCGGCGGTTCACAAGGTGTTTGGTGCTAGCAATGTGTCGAAGCTTTTGTTGCATGTTCCGGCACACCGCCGCAATGAAGCGGTGGCGACTATTTGTTACGAGGCTCAGGCAAGGCTATCTGATCCGGTTTATGGTTGTGTGTCCACCATTCTCTCTTTGCAACAACAG GTGGCATCTTTGCAAGCAGAGGTGGCTATGACTCAAACTCAAGTGATGAATGGAAGGATTGCATATGCAAGTGTTCTTGACACCAcccagcagcagcagcagcaacagcaacaacaagCACTACAGCATCACCACCCAAACATGATCAACACTCTGGGGCTGTATCCGGCATTCTCAAACAGCTCATCTGCCTCCACAACCAACCTTATGAACATCACCAACTTCAACCCTGCTACCGGTGGTTTCGACCTCTCAATGGAGGCGGCAACAGCACCCTCATCGTCTCACAGCATTCATCCACTTCATCATAATAGCAATTTCTCTCGCTTGTCTcaatatgatgatgatgatgaacaaGAAAGCAAGATTCCTCCGGTCTTTAACCCTGATCTGTAG
- the LOC130955441 gene encoding B3 domain-containing protein At3g18960-like, translated as MASSISSDIRFFKIGLKKSLEDGNLKLTKKFSKEYGDSVPNPVYLKPPDGTAWKIDWSLYDGLIQFENGWKEFASYYSLDNGHLLQFAYNETSNIEVQIFDIIDGSEINYPSLDHIGDDNSIEILNELPPRGWSRKKLKAAAEVSSPSTSKILRSSVKTGDVEKGPDKQNWMQCCNNEEASQSEETGLKN; from the exons ATGGCTTCCTCTATTTCCTCTGATATCCGTTTCTTCAAGATTGGTCTCAAAAAAAGCCTTGAAGATGGAAACCTT AAGTTAACAAAAAAGTTCAGTAAGGAATATGGTGATAGTGTTCCAAATCCAGTGTATCTGAAGCCTCCAGATGGCACTGCATGGAAGATAGATTGGTCTTTGTATGATGGTTTGATTCAATTTGAAAATGGTTGGAAAGAATTTGCTTCATATTACTCTTTGGATAATGGCCATCTGCTGCAATTTGCGTACAATGAAACTTCTAACATTGAAGTACAAATTTTTGACATCATTGATGGCTCTGAAATCAACTATCCTTCCTTGGATCACATCGGCGATGACAATTCGATTGAGATCTTGAATGAACTGCCGCCACGAGGCTGGTCGAGGAAAAAACTGAAAGCAGCAGCAGAAGTATCATCTCCTTCTACAAGTAAAATATTGAGGAGTTCTGTCAAAACTGGAGATGTAGAAAAGGGCCCTGATAAACAAAACTGGATGCAGTGTTGCAACAATGAAGAAGCTAGTCAATCTGAAGAGACAGGTCTTAAGAATTAA
- the LOC130955439 gene encoding cationic amino acid transporter 2, vacuolar-like isoform X1, giving the protein MGILVDSQDGGENGTQGSWMFFTRRKKVDSANESSSKGQLAKELTVPQLMAIGVGATIGAGVYVLVGTVAREHSGPSLAISFLVAGFAAALSAFCYAELASRCPSAGSAYHYSYLCVGEGVAWLIGWALILEYTISGSAVARGITPNLAALVGGAENLPVFLSRHHIPGLDIVVDPCAAIVTFIITALLCFGIKESAMVQSVVTSVNVCALMFVILAGGYLGFKSGWAGYKLPTGYFPFGVDGMLAGSATVFFAYIGFDAVASTAEEVKNPQRDLPLGIGGSLFLCCGLYMMVSVVIVGLVPYYAIDPDTPISSAFADHGMQWAAYIINVGAFTALCASLMGGILPQPRILMAMARDGLLPPLFSDINKHTQVPVKSTIATGLVAAVLAFAMEVSELAGMVSVGTLLAFTVVAVSVLILRYIPPEDAPLPGSLQEPIISVDSSGEHKRLVVKEDVSADFISKYLSAGNYLHDGNRRKVVGWVIASTCIGIFVLTYAASDLVLPSSIRFTLCGVGVTLLLFGLVFLTCIDQDDARHNFGNSTGFTCPLVPLLPITCILINSYLLINLESGTWVRVSIWLAIGLLVYVFYGRTHSMLKDAVYVPAAQVDDAYHASTSCLA; this is encoded by the exons ATGGGAATTTTGGTTGATTCACAAGATGGTGGTGAAAATGGAACTCAGGGTTCATGGATGTTCTTCACTAGAAGGAAGAAGGTTGATTCTGCCAATGAAAGCAGCTCTAAGGGTCAACTTGCCAAGGAGTTGACTGTGCCTCAACTCATGGCAATTG GTGTTGGTGCAACAATTGGTGCTGGTGTATATGTTCTTGTTGGAACCGTTGCTCGCGAGCATTCCGGTCCGTCGTTGGCGATTTCTTTCCTGGTAGCTGGATTTGCAGCTGCTCTTTCAGCTTTTTGCTATGCAGAGCTTGCGAGTCGCTGTCCTTCTGCTGGAAGTGCCTATCATTATTCATACTTATGTGTTGGGGAAGG AGTTGCTTGGTTGATTGGTTGGGCCTTGATACTTGAATATACAATTAGTGGATCTGCTGTTGCTCGTGGCATAACTCCCAATTTG GCTGCACTTGTTGGAGGTGCAGAAAATTTGCCCGTCTTTTTATCACGTCATCATATTCCTGGGCTTGATATTGTTGTGGATCCATGCGCAGCAATCGTGACATTTATTATCACTGCACTCCTCTGTTTTGGGATTAAAGAG AGTGCAATGGTACAAAGTGTAGTCACATCAGTGAATGTATGTGCTTTGATGTTTGTAATTTTAGCGGGCGGTTACCTTGGATTCAAATCTGGATGGGCTGGATATAAACTTCCTACAGG GTACTTTCCATTCGGGGTAGATGGGATGCTTGCTGGTTCTGCAACTGTCTTTTTTGCTTATATAGGTTTTGATGCAGTAGCCAGCACTGCTGAAGAG GTTAAAAATCCTCAACGCGATTTGCCACTGGGTATTGGTGGTTCACTGTTTCTATGTTGTGGATTGTATATGATGGTTTCCGTTGTTATTGTCGGTTTAGTACCTTATTATGCTATTGATCCTGACACCCCCATATCGTCTGCGTTTGCTGACCATGGGATGCAATGGGCAGC TTATATTATAAATGTTGGGGCATTTACAGCTCTATGTGCATCATTGATGGGTGGGATACTGCCCCAG CCGAGAATTTTGATGGCTATGGCAAGGGATGGTCTGCTGCCACCACTCTTTTCTGATATAAATAAGCACACCCAGGTTCCTGTCAAGAGCACAATAGCTACTGGCCTTGTCGCTGCAGTTCTTGCGTTTGCTATGGAAGTCTCTGAGCTAGCTGGCATG GTTAGTGTGGGTACCCTTCTCGCATTCACTGTTGTGGCAGTATCTGTGTTAATACTAAGATATATCCCTCCGGAAGATGCACCGCTGCCCGGTTCCCTCCAGGAACCAATTATCTCAGTTGATTCTTCTGGGGAACATAAACGTTTAGTTGTGAAAGAAGATGTATCAGCTGACTTCATTTCTAAATATCTTTCTGCTGGCAACT ATTTACACGATGGTAACAGACGAAAAGTTGTAGGGTGGGTAATAGCCTCGACATGCATAGGGATATTCGTCCTGACATATGCAGCTTCAGACTTGGTTCTTCCCAG TTCTATTCGATTTACACTGTGTGGAGTTGGTGTCACTCTTCTGCTGTTTGGTCTTGTCTTCCTAACTTGCATCGATCAAGATGATGCAAGGCACAACTTCGGGAACTCGACTG GTTTCACTTGCCCACTTGTGCCACTGCTGCCCATAACTTGCATTCTGATCAATTCCTATTTACTTATTAATCTTGA ATCTGGTACATGGGTGCGTGTTTCTATATGGCTGGCAATAGGGCTACTTGTTTATGTATTTTATGGCCGAACCCACAGCATGCTGAAGGATGCAGTTTATGTGCCGGCGGCGCAAGTGGACGACGCCTATCATGCATCGACAAGTTGTCTTGCTTAA